The following proteins are co-located in the Alcaligenes faecalis genome:
- the gyrB gene encoding DNA topoisomerase (ATP-hydrolyzing) subunit B — MTDQTTTAQPADYGADSIKMLKGLEAVRKRPGMYIGDTSDGTGLHHMVFEVVDNAIDEALAGHCDDIVVTIHSDNSISVCDNGRGIPTDIHKDDEHQRSAAEIVMTELHAGGKFDQNSYKVSGGLHGVGVSCVNALSEWLLLTIWRNGNEHQVEFRRGERTAPLAVTGLAEGRTGTCVRYLADVEIFSNIEYHHEILAKRLRELSFLNNGVKIRLVDEIQGKEEDFAFLGGVKGFVDFINRNKTPLHPNVFSVATESNAGGTPVSVEVAMQWNDSYAETVLCFTNNIPQRDGGSHLTGLRAAMTRVLNKYIADNELAKKAKVDTSGDDMREGLVCVLSVKVPEPKFSSQTKDKLVSSEVRPAVEEAVGRTLETWLLENPIDAKALCGKIVEAARAREAARKAREMTRRKSVLEGAGLPGKLADCQEKDPALCELYIVEGDSAGGSAKQGRDRKFQAILPLRGKVLNVEKARFDRLISSEQITTLITALGTSIGPDFDIDKLRYHRIIIMTDADVDGAHIRTLLLTLLYRQMPELIERGYVYIAQPPLYKVKVGREELYLKDDAEEAEFMLKLALRDAVLTPSEGGAPITGDALSDYAHRYVKAKAVIERLSRHMDGDALSALAEGVKLNLDTQEAAEQSAQDLEKALFDEAAPHVVKAFAAYDEASESWRVVVQRLHHGNIRVTVFDRNFMRGGDHQTLARAGETFAGLIGKGAMVARGEGDKRRETQVDDFREVMQWLLAEAERGLSKQRYKGLGEMNPGQLWETTMDPTVRRLLRVQIADAIDADQIFTTLMGDHVEPRRAFIESHALQAGNLDI; from the coding sequence ATGACCGATCAAACCACGACCGCCCAGCCAGCCGATTACGGCGCTGATTCCATCAAAATGCTCAAAGGCCTGGAGGCTGTGCGCAAGCGTCCTGGCATGTACATCGGGGACACGTCCGATGGCACCGGCCTGCACCATATGGTGTTCGAGGTGGTGGATAACGCGATTGATGAGGCCTTGGCCGGTCATTGCGACGATATCGTCGTCACCATCCACTCCGATAACAGCATTTCGGTGTGTGATAACGGCCGCGGTATTCCAACCGATATCCACAAGGACGACGAGCACCAGCGCAGTGCCGCTGAAATCGTCATGACCGAACTGCACGCCGGCGGTAAATTCGACCAGAACTCCTACAAGGTGTCTGGCGGTTTGCACGGTGTGGGTGTGTCTTGTGTGAACGCCCTGTCCGAATGGCTGTTGCTGACCATCTGGCGCAATGGCAACGAACACCAGGTCGAGTTCCGCCGTGGCGAGCGCACTGCGCCCCTGGCCGTGACGGGTCTGGCCGAAGGCCGCACGGGTACTTGCGTGCGCTACTTGGCTGACGTGGAAATTTTCAGCAATATCGAATACCACCACGAAATCCTGGCCAAGCGCCTGCGCGAGCTGTCCTTCCTGAACAATGGTGTGAAGATCCGCCTGGTTGACGAGATCCAGGGCAAAGAAGAAGACTTTGCCTTCCTGGGCGGCGTCAAAGGCTTTGTGGACTTCATCAACCGTAACAAGACCCCGTTGCACCCTAATGTGTTCAGCGTGGCAACCGAGTCCAACGCCGGTGGTACCCCGGTATCGGTTGAAGTGGCCATGCAGTGGAACGACAGCTACGCTGAAACCGTGCTGTGTTTCACCAACAATATTCCCCAGCGCGACGGTGGTTCCCACCTGACTGGTCTGCGTGCGGCCATGACCCGTGTGCTGAACAAGTACATCGCCGATAACGAACTGGCCAAGAAAGCCAAGGTCGACACCTCGGGTGACGATATGCGCGAAGGCCTGGTTTGCGTGTTGTCGGTGAAGGTGCCCGAGCCCAAATTCAGCAGCCAGACCAAAGACAAGCTGGTGTCCAGCGAAGTGCGCCCAGCGGTTGAAGAAGCCGTGGGTCGTACCCTGGAAACCTGGTTGCTGGAGAACCCGATCGACGCCAAGGCCTTGTGCGGCAAGATTGTAGAAGCAGCCCGTGCTCGTGAAGCGGCTCGTAAAGCCCGTGAAATGACACGCCGCAAAAGCGTGTTGGAAGGCGCTGGCTTGCCGGGCAAGCTGGCTGATTGTCAGGAAAAAGACCCGGCCCTGTGCGAACTGTACATTGTGGAGGGTGACTCCGCAGGCGGCTCGGCCAAGCAAGGTCGAGACCGTAAGTTCCAGGCCATTTTGCCTTTGCGTGGCAAGGTGCTGAACGTAGAGAAAGCCCGTTTCGACCGTCTGATTTCCAGTGAGCAGATCACTACCCTGATCACCGCCCTGGGCACCAGCATCGGCCCGGATTTTGATATCGACAAACTGCGCTACCACCGCATCATCATCATGACTGACGCGGACGTGGATGGTGCTCACATTCGTACCCTGCTGCTGACACTGTTGTACCGTCAGATGCCTGAGCTGATCGAGCGCGGCTATGTCTACATTGCTCAGCCGCCGCTGTACAAGGTCAAGGTGGGCCGTGAAGAGCTTTACTTGAAGGACGATGCCGAGGAAGCCGAATTCATGCTGAAGCTGGCTCTGCGCGATGCGGTGCTGACCCCTTCCGAAGGCGGTGCGCCTATCACTGGCGATGCCCTGTCCGATTACGCCCATCGCTACGTGAAGGCCAAGGCTGTGATCGAGCGTCTGTCGCGTCATATGGACGGCGATGCCCTGTCGGCTCTGGCCGAAGGCGTGAAGCTGAACCTGGATACGCAGGAAGCCGCCGAACAAAGTGCCCAGGATCTGGAAAAAGCCCTCTTCGACGAGGCTGCTCCCCATGTTGTCAAAGCCTTTGCGGCTTATGACGAAGCCAGCGAATCCTGGCGTGTGGTGGTGCAACGTCTGCATCACGGCAATATCCGCGTAACCGTGTTCGACCGCAACTTCATGCGTGGTGGCGATCATCAAACGCTGGCCCGCGCTGGCGAGACCTTTGCCGGTTTGATCGGTAAGGGCGCCATGGTGGCTCGTGGTGAAGGCGATAAGCGTCGTGAAACCCAAGTGGATGATTTCCGTGAAGTCATGCAATGGCTGTTGGCCGAAGCTGAGCGTGGCCTGAGCAAGCAACGCTATAAAGGTCTGGGTGAGATGAACCCTGGCCAACTGTGGGAAACCACCATGGACCCCACCGTGCGTCGCCTGCTGCGCGTTCAGATTGCTGATGCTATCGACGCGGATCAAATTTTCACCACGCTGATGGGTGATCACGTTGAGCCACGTCGTGCCTTTATCGAGTCCCATGCCTTGCAGGCAGGGAACCTGGATATTTGA
- the ilvC gene encoding ketol-acid reductoisomerase, which translates to MKVFYDKDGDLALVQQRRVAIIGYGSQGHAHALNLRDSGVEVVVGLRPNSASRQKAATARLAVTDIASAVQQADIVMMLLPDEDIARVYEQDVAPHIRPGATLGFAHGFNIHYGQIQPRDDLDIIMVAPKAPGHTVRSTYVEGGGVPHLIAIHADRSGQARDLALSYAIANGGGRSGVIETDFREETETDLFGEQAVLCGGMVDLVKCGFETLVEAGYAEEMAYFECLHELKLIVDLLYEGGIANLNYSISNNAEFGEYQAGPRIVTEDTRQAMKALLRDIQDGTYAKNFILESRAGQPSLNAHRRLNQRHRLEIVGEQLRAMMPWISAQALVDRKVA; encoded by the coding sequence ATGAAGGTGTTTTATGACAAGGACGGTGATCTGGCCCTGGTGCAGCAACGCCGGGTTGCCATCATCGGCTACGGCTCTCAAGGCCATGCACACGCATTGAATCTGCGTGATTCTGGCGTGGAAGTGGTCGTGGGTTTGCGCCCCAACAGTGCCTCGCGTCAAAAGGCCGCCACTGCCCGTCTGGCTGTGACCGACATCGCGTCTGCCGTTCAACAAGCCGACATCGTGATGATGCTGCTGCCTGACGAGGACATTGCCCGCGTCTACGAGCAGGACGTCGCCCCCCATATCCGCCCCGGCGCCACACTGGGCTTTGCCCACGGTTTCAACATCCATTACGGTCAGATCCAGCCCCGCGACGATCTGGACATCATCATGGTCGCCCCCAAGGCACCCGGCCACACGGTGCGCTCCACCTATGTGGAAGGCGGCGGGGTTCCCCACCTGATCGCCATTCATGCCGACCGTTCCGGTCAGGCTCGTGACTTGGCCTTGTCCTACGCCATCGCCAATGGCGGCGGACGCTCCGGCGTCATCGAAACCGATTTTCGTGAAGAAACCGAAACGGATTTGTTTGGCGAGCAGGCCGTGCTCTGTGGCGGCATGGTGGATCTGGTCAAGTGTGGCTTCGAAACCTTGGTCGAGGCGGGCTATGCCGAAGAAATGGCCTATTTCGAATGCCTGCATGAACTCAAGCTGATCGTGGACCTGTTGTACGAGGGCGGCATCGCCAACCTGAACTACAGCATCTCCAACAATGCCGAGTTTGGCGAATACCAGGCCGGTCCACGCATCGTGACCGAAGACACACGCCAGGCCATGAAAGCCTTGCTGCGCGACATCCAGGACGGCACCTATGCCAAGAATTTCATCCTGGAAAGCCGGGCTGGCCAACCTTCTTTGAATGCCCATCGACGTCTGAACCAGCGCCACCGCCTTGAAATCGTCGGCGAGCAGTTGCGCGCCATGATGCCCTGGATCAGCGCCCAGGCGTTGGTCGACCGAAAAGTAGCCTGA
- a CDS encoding Rieske 2Fe-2S domain-containing protein — protein MTEKKLIPYGGYYTNRIPDHDPELTEVGPGTPMGEYMRRFWHPVCMAAELTDTPRFLKIMGEELVAFRDKSGQIGLLHAHCAHRGASLEYGAIQEKGIMCCYHGMVFDVDGTCLHVPYPKGEEAEGEKYACSIRQGAYKAFERHGLIFAYMGPPDAEPPFPEWEENFTVLPGDELVAFSNFQHCNWLQVQDNAADNFHPTALHAAKNVVGGNYQGTTFDEVGAASMEVAPDMQFIPVHNGRSLACAGARRASKDNLFIRVQHQVLPNLSLHAYTSEDGAQQKLFSRFHIVRWTVPVDDQNSKMIGWRVMGPGIDTRAVGNKEMVGYETIDFLEGQVAMRRPERFGQYKLDDLPPIPSDHRARHNYKECQQAPGDYEAIISQRPIAVHALENPTKFDAGLYMFRKMLRDALRGSNPAATPEGFAQWLKDCGGAPNSYCSGNVLAIPESDDLAQEVARRRHATREIVRILTSADNLKGAEREAFVKHSMQELQQSLSTVAAES, from the coding sequence ATGACCGAAAAGAAACTGATTCCCTACGGCGGCTATTACACCAACCGCATTCCTGATCACGACCCTGAGCTGACCGAAGTCGGCCCTGGCACGCCCATGGGCGAGTACATGCGCCGCTTCTGGCATCCCGTCTGCATGGCAGCGGAACTGACCGATACCCCGCGTTTTCTGAAAATCATGGGTGAAGAGCTGGTCGCCTTCCGCGACAAAAGCGGCCAGATCGGCCTGCTGCACGCCCATTGCGCCCACCGTGGCGCCTCCCTGGAATACGGTGCCATCCAGGAAAAGGGCATCATGTGCTGCTATCACGGCATGGTGTTCGACGTAGATGGAACCTGTCTGCATGTCCCTTATCCCAAAGGCGAAGAGGCCGAGGGTGAGAAATACGCCTGCTCCATCCGCCAGGGTGCGTACAAAGCCTTCGAGCGCCATGGCCTGATCTTTGCCTATATGGGCCCGCCCGATGCCGAACCTCCTTTCCCCGAATGGGAGGAAAACTTCACCGTCCTGCCCGGCGATGAACTGGTAGCGTTCAGCAACTTTCAGCATTGCAACTGGCTACAAGTGCAAGACAATGCCGCTGACAACTTCCACCCTACCGCCTTGCATGCCGCCAAGAACGTAGTTGGTGGCAACTACCAGGGCACCACCTTTGACGAAGTGGGTGCAGCCTCCATGGAAGTGGCCCCCGACATGCAGTTCATCCCTGTACACAATGGCCGCAGCCTGGCCTGCGCGGGTGCCCGCCGTGCCAGCAAGGACAATCTGTTTATCCGTGTTCAGCATCAGGTCCTGCCCAATCTGAGCCTGCATGCTTACACTTCTGAGGACGGTGCCCAGCAAAAGTTATTCAGCCGCTTTCACATCGTGCGCTGGACCGTTCCCGTGGACGACCAGAACAGCAAGATGATTGGCTGGCGCGTCATGGGCCCTGGCATTGATACACGCGCAGTGGGTAACAAGGAGATGGTGGGCTACGAGACCATCGACTTTCTGGAAGGGCAGGTGGCCATGCGCCGTCCAGAACGCTTTGGACAATACAAGCTGGACGATCTGCCACCCATCCCGTCCGACCACCGTGCCCGTCACAACTACAAGGAATGCCAGCAGGCACCGGGCGATTACGAGGCCATCATCAGCCAACGCCCAATTGCCGTCCATGCTCTGGAGAACCCGACCAAATTCGACGCCGGGCTGTACATGTTCCGCAAGATGTTGCGCGATGCCTTGCGTGGCTCCAACCCTGCAGCGACCCCTGAAGGCTTTGCCCAGTGGCTGAAAGATTGTGGTGGCGCCCCCAACAGTTATTGCTCGGGCAATGTTCTGGCCATCCCCGAGTCCGACGATCTCGCCCAGGAAGTCGCACGCCGTCGTCATGCCACCCGCGAAATCGTGCGCATCCTGACCTCGGCCGACAATCTGAAAGGCGCGGAACGCGAGGCTTTCGTCAAACACAGCATGCAGGAACTCCAACAATCGCTCAGCACGGTCGCTGCTGAGTCCTGA
- a CDS encoding TRAP transporter large permease subunit: MIASFITDYFVPIMFLSLIALLLTGFPVAFGLAATGLVFGVLGIALELFPTNLFQVLPLRIFGIMQNETMLAIPFFTLMGIILERSGMAEDLLETMGQLFGAVRGGLAVSVVLVGALLAASTGVTSAVVISMGLISLPVMLRYGYKPETATGIITASGALVQILPPSLVLIVMADQLGRSVGDMYAAALGPGLLLLVIYITFLIVLALIRPSWMPALPEQARSQVTATGASGRRSLGMLVLLCAFIGFTWAGLHNEVMAQVFSQPTQAPTDQVAITALLVASMSALLFATVNRVTGWGLLSQLAERFVFALIPPVILIFLVLGTIFLGVATPTEGGAMGAIGALILALIRKRLNWSLLNQALENTAKLAIFVMFILIGSTVFSFTFSAADGHVWVEHLFDAIPGGELGFVIAVSAIIFVLGMFLDFFEIAFIVVPLLAPVANSLGIDLIWFGIVIALVLQTSFLTPPFGFALLYLRSVAPRSDYVDSVSQQTIPRVRTQQIWKGSAYFVVLQLLVVGIVIAYPQLVTGGLHKTVSLSEDEILLQLNRPAPMLSPGEADDPLSNPFEVQATSDQAPMAALLQSMRTTP, translated from the coding sequence ATGATCGCCTCCTTTATCACAGACTACTTCGTCCCCATCATGTTCCTGAGCCTGATTGCGCTCTTGCTGACCGGCTTTCCCGTCGCCTTCGGCCTGGCCGCAACGGGTTTGGTCTTCGGTGTCTTAGGTATCGCCCTGGAACTGTTCCCCACTAATCTATTTCAGGTCTTGCCTTTGCGTATCTTTGGAATCATGCAAAACGAGACCATGCTGGCGATTCCTTTTTTCACCTTGATGGGCATCATTCTGGAACGTTCGGGCATGGCTGAAGACCTGCTCGAGACCATGGGTCAGCTCTTCGGGGCGGTGCGCGGTGGCCTGGCCGTCTCGGTTGTCCTGGTCGGTGCCTTGCTGGCTGCCTCCACCGGTGTCACATCGGCTGTCGTGATCTCCATGGGCCTGATCTCCCTGCCAGTCATGCTGCGCTATGGCTACAAACCGGAAACGGCCACGGGTATCATCACCGCGTCAGGCGCACTGGTACAGATACTGCCACCTTCCCTGGTCTTGATTGTGATGGCCGATCAATTGGGTCGGTCAGTCGGGGACATGTACGCAGCCGCACTCGGACCTGGCCTCCTGCTTTTAGTGATCTATATTACTTTCCTCATCGTCCTGGCCTTGATCCGTCCTTCCTGGATGCCAGCCTTGCCAGAACAGGCCAGAAGTCAGGTCACAGCCACTGGCGCCAGCGGACGGCGGTCGCTGGGCATGCTGGTCCTGCTTTGTGCCTTCATCGGCTTTACCTGGGCAGGCCTGCACAACGAAGTCATGGCACAGGTCTTTTCCCAACCTACTCAGGCCCCCACTGATCAAGTGGCCATCACCGCTCTGCTTGTCGCCTCCATGAGTGCGCTGCTCTTTGCAACGGTAAATCGGGTTACCGGCTGGGGGCTGCTCTCGCAACTGGCCGAACGCTTTGTATTCGCCCTGATTCCCCCCGTCATCCTGATCTTTCTGGTGCTGGGCACTATCTTCCTGGGAGTTGCCACCCCCACAGAGGGCGGGGCCATGGGTGCAATTGGCGCGCTGATACTGGCCTTGATACGCAAACGCCTGAACTGGTCCTTGCTTAATCAGGCCCTGGAAAACACCGCCAAGCTGGCTATTTTCGTAATGTTCATCCTGATCGGCTCGACCGTCTTTAGCTTCACGTTCAGCGCCGCAGACGGCCACGTGTGGGTAGAGCATTTATTTGATGCCATTCCCGGTGGCGAACTGGGCTTTGTCATTGCCGTCAGCGCCATCATCTTTGTGCTGGGCATGTTTCTGGACTTCTTCGAGATTGCCTTTATTGTGGTTCCGCTATTGGCACCCGTTGCCAACAGTCTGGGCATTGATCTGATCTGGTTCGGGATTGTCATCGCCCTGGTCTTGCAAACCTCCTTTCTGACACCCCCGTTCGGCTTTGCCCTGTTGTATTTGCGCAGCGTGGCACCTCGATCCGACTATGTTGACTCCGTTAGCCAGCAAACTATTCCAAGGGTTCGTACCCAGCAAATCTGGAAGGGCTCAGCCTACTTCGTCGTACTACAATTGCTGGTGGTAGGCATCGTCATCGCCTATCCACAACTGGTAACGGGAGGCTTGCACAAGACAGTCAGCCTGAGCGAAGACGAAATCCTGCTCCAGCTGAATCGTCCCGCCCCCATGCTCAGCCCAGGTGAGGCAGACGATCCGCTAAGCAACCCGTTCGAGGTGCAAGCGACATCAGACCAGGCCCCCATGGCGGCGCTTTTACAATCCATGCGGACCACACCCTGA
- a CDS encoding pseudouridine synthase, with the protein MRLDKFLGESTDLSRSDARKVLKSGEITVNGEVVTKGTHVIQEGDLVCWEDEPLALIGLRYIMLNKPAGYECSLKNSAYPSVMMLIDVDKRERLHTVGRLDVDTTGLILITDDGQWTHRIISPRHQCDQAYVATLAEPLPDNAEALFQAGILLDGEDKPTLPAVLERIDEHTVRLTIQEGKYHQVKRMFACVGSLVQTLHRERLGCLSLDASLEPGESRYLTPAEVQQFVAGG; encoded by the coding sequence ATGCGACTGGACAAGTTTCTTGGTGAGAGTACGGATCTGAGTCGCTCAGACGCGCGTAAGGTGCTGAAAAGCGGGGAAATCACCGTCAACGGCGAGGTGGTGACCAAGGGTACCCACGTTATACAAGAGGGCGATCTTGTCTGTTGGGAAGACGAGCCGCTTGCCCTGATTGGCCTGCGCTACATCATGCTCAATAAGCCCGCTGGTTACGAGTGCAGCCTTAAAAATAGCGCCTATCCGTCCGTGATGATGCTGATCGATGTCGACAAGCGCGAGCGTTTGCATACCGTCGGTCGGTTAGATGTGGATACCACGGGTTTGATTTTGATTACGGATGACGGCCAGTGGACGCATCGCATTATCTCGCCTCGCCATCAGTGCGATCAGGCTTATGTGGCAACCTTGGCAGAGCCTTTGCCCGATAATGCAGAAGCCCTGTTTCAGGCCGGTATTTTGTTGGATGGCGAAGATAAGCCAACGCTGCCAGCGGTGTTGGAACGCATCGACGAACACACCGTACGGCTGACGATTCAGGAAGGGAAATACCATCAGGTGAAACGTATGTTTGCTTGCGTGGGGAGCCTGGTGCAGACCTTGCATCGTGAGCGCCTTGGCTGTCTTTCTTTGGATGCCAGTCTGGAGCCAGGAGAGTCACGCTACTTAACCCCGGCCGAGGTGCAGCAGTTTGTAGCCGGGGGCTAA
- a CDS encoding LysR substrate-binding domain-containing protein: MRAIPNFAWLRAFESAARLESFSLAADELHLTPSAISHQVKSLETHLRRSLFVRHNRRVSLNSQGQEFYRELTPLLDKLARLCEDTQGENERTHALTVHCAPSLAVKWLGPRLHAFMREHPGLAIHLRTDATPPDLHQSTDIDCVISYGHAPSHDPRLVVESLHPEPLLPLCSPKLYASLALHQPWYLHLPLIDSTISPVNWADWFGSNGMAAAPGPRLSFDRGAMAVAAAVDQLGVCLETPRFAERELDSRELIVLPAPNGRSLQREMHFLYYRNHRDTLKRVEHLREWLLREASLTPMR, encoded by the coding sequence ATGCGAGCCATCCCCAATTTCGCCTGGCTACGAGCCTTTGAATCGGCCGCCCGGCTGGAGAGTTTCAGCCTGGCAGCCGATGAGCTGCACCTGACTCCTTCCGCGATCAGCCATCAGGTCAAAAGTCTGGAAACACATCTGAGACGCAGCCTGTTCGTACGGCACAATCGGCGTGTCAGCCTGAACAGCCAGGGCCAGGAGTTCTATCGGGAACTGACGCCCTTGCTGGACAAACTGGCCCGGCTTTGCGAGGACACGCAGGGCGAGAACGAAAGGACACACGCCTTGACCGTGCATTGCGCACCCAGCTTGGCGGTGAAATGGCTAGGGCCACGTCTGCATGCTTTCATGCGGGAGCATCCTGGTTTGGCCATCCATCTGCGCACGGACGCCACACCGCCCGATCTGCACCAGTCCACCGACATTGACTGCGTGATCAGCTACGGACACGCCCCCAGCCACGACCCCAGGCTGGTGGTGGAGTCGCTGCATCCTGAACCCCTGTTGCCTTTATGCTCGCCCAAACTCTATGCCAGCCTGGCTCTGCACCAGCCCTGGTACCTGCATTTGCCCTTGATCGATTCCACCATCAGCCCGGTCAACTGGGCCGACTGGTTTGGCAGCAATGGTATGGCCGCCGCCCCTGGCCCGCGCCTGTCCTTTGACCGTGGTGCCATGGCCGTTGCCGCAGCGGTGGACCAGTTGGGTGTTTGCCTGGAAACACCGCGTTTTGCCGAACGCGAACTGGATAGTCGGGAGCTGATCGTCTTGCCCGCCCCCAATGGTCGCAGCCTGCAACGCGAGATGCATTTTCTCTACTACCGCAATCACCGCGACACACTCAAACGCGTGGAACACCTGCGTGAATGGCTGCTGCGCGAGGCCAGCCTGACCCCGATGCGCTAA
- a CDS encoding TRAP transporter small permease subunit: protein MTALKTMVGGIDHLNRCIGFIIKWLLLATTILSASNAITRKAFDLSSNGMLEAQWYLYAAVFLLGGGYAFLHNSHVRIDFISTRLGARGRNLIDIAGIVVVLIPFCLFVITLSWGFFTAAWHSGEMSGNAGGLVRWPAYLLIPAGFSLLLLQGLAELVKRILFLVGKGTDSIAEEGSQDTPIHVPTQSLSSAQEGAR from the coding sequence ATGACTGCATTGAAAACCATGGTGGGGGGAATAGACCACCTGAACCGCTGTATCGGATTCATCATCAAATGGCTATTGCTGGCCACCACCATTCTGAGCGCCAGCAACGCCATCACTCGCAAGGCCTTTGACCTGAGCTCCAACGGTATGTTGGAAGCGCAGTGGTACCTGTATGCGGCTGTCTTCCTCTTGGGAGGAGGGTACGCATTTTTGCACAACAGCCATGTCCGTATCGATTTCATTTCCACCCGTCTGGGGGCGCGGGGACGCAACCTGATCGATATCGCCGGGATTGTTGTCGTTCTGATCCCGTTCTGTCTGTTTGTCATCACGCTGAGCTGGGGATTTTTCACCGCCGCCTGGCACTCAGGAGAAATGTCTGGCAATGCCGGAGGACTGGTGCGCTGGCCCGCCTATCTATTGATTCCCGCCGGCTTTAGCCTGCTGTTGCTTCAAGGCCTGGCCGAACTGGTCAAACGTATCCTGTTTCTGGTCGGCAAAGGCACCGACAGCATTGCCGAAGAGGGCTCCCAGGACACGCCCATCCATGTGCCCACCCAATCGCTATCAAGCGCACAGGAGGGCGCACGATGA
- a CDS encoding GntR family transcriptional regulator, which translates to MHAKLSGKLQARPHYVDEVYRILLDAISDGSLAPGSRITQEDIAEQLNVSRSPVLQAIQLLKKDGLLQDAEGRGVMVAPLSLEHIGHLYQVRGALEALATKLAARQSAVLDPDLIRRGRKVARSHDVRAMIDADEAFHKAIYEASGNPMIAESAQVHWVHLRRVMGAVLQSAEQRLSIWDEHEELAVAIASGDETNALAICERHMHNASEKLLSRLQEILEQPA; encoded by the coding sequence ATGCATGCCAAGCTTTCCGGTAAGTTGCAGGCCCGTCCACACTATGTTGACGAGGTCTATCGCATCCTGCTCGATGCCATCAGCGACGGCTCCCTGGCCCCCGGCTCACGCATTACTCAGGAAGACATTGCCGAGCAGCTCAACGTGTCCCGCTCGCCCGTATTGCAAGCTATTCAGTTGCTGAAAAAAGATGGACTACTACAAGACGCTGAAGGGCGGGGCGTTATGGTGGCTCCGCTCAGTCTGGAACATATCGGGCACCTGTATCAAGTGCGTGGCGCACTGGAGGCGTTGGCTACCAAGCTGGCGGCACGCCAGAGCGCCGTGCTGGATCCAGACCTGATCCGTCGTGGCCGCAAAGTGGCTCGCAGCCACGACGTACGCGCCATGATCGACGCCGACGAGGCTTTTCACAAGGCAATTTACGAAGCATCGGGCAACCCCATGATCGCCGAGAGCGCACAGGTTCATTGGGTACACCTACGACGTGTCATGGGTGCTGTACTGCAATCGGCAGAACAACGCCTGTCCATCTGGGACGAGCATGAAGAACTGGCTGTGGCCATTGCATCGGGCGACGAAACCAACGCACTGGCCATCTGTGAGCGACATATGCATAACGCCAGTGAAAAATTGCTAAGCCGCTTGCAGGAAATACTGGAGCAGCCCGCCTAA
- a CDS encoding PDR/VanB family oxidoreductase, whose amino-acid sequence MNAIAEPATPVQAATNPDGLLSLRIRQIRYEAQGINSYELSCPQGGELPAFEAGAHIDVHIQPGLIRQYSLCNPPHERHRYVIAVLRDANGRGGSRSLHDTLQVQQQVSVSMPRNHFRLAPNARRSILLAGGIGITPIKAMAHFLESQGQPFELHYCTRSHDTAAFGSELRSWQEQGHLHLHLDNGNPEQGLNLQDLLANAVEGTHVYYCGPAGFMQACAQASSHWPADSVHCEHFKAPEPVPSANTLPPGAFMAQIASTGQCIEVAPDQSLSDALTQAGVPIATSCVSGLCGTCRVNYLQGEVDHQDYILSPDEQSHCLTACVSRARSGVLVLDL is encoded by the coding sequence ATGAACGCCATTGCAGAACCCGCCACTCCCGTCCAGGCGGCTACCAATCCGGACGGGCTGCTGTCGCTGCGGATCCGGCAAATCCGCTACGAAGCGCAAGGCATCAATTCCTATGAGCTCAGTTGTCCTCAGGGGGGCGAATTGCCCGCCTTCGAGGCCGGTGCCCATATAGACGTCCATATCCAACCCGGCCTGATCCGCCAATACTCGCTGTGCAATCCGCCTCATGAGCGTCACCGCTACGTCATTGCTGTCCTGCGCGATGCCAATGGACGAGGTGGCTCACGCAGCTTGCACGACACCCTGCAGGTCCAGCAGCAGGTGTCTGTCAGCATGCCCCGCAATCATTTTCGACTGGCCCCGAACGCACGCCGTTCCATTCTGTTGGCCGGGGGGATAGGTATCACTCCCATCAAGGCGATGGCCCACTTTCTGGAGTCACAGGGCCAGCCTTTTGAACTGCACTACTGCACTCGCAGCCACGACACGGCCGCCTTTGGCTCCGAACTGCGCAGTTGGCAAGAGCAGGGCCACCTGCATCTACATCTGGACAATGGCAATCCTGAACAAGGCCTCAACCTGCAAGACCTGCTGGCCAACGCAGTTGAAGGCACCCACGTGTATTACTGTGGTCCAGCCGGCTTCATGCAAGCCTGTGCTCAGGCCAGCTCGCACTGGCCTGCCGATTCTGTGCATTGCGAACACTTCAAGGCGCCTGAACCTGTCCCCAGTGCCAATACCCTGCCTCCTGGTGCCTTCATGGCACAAATTGCCAGTACCGGCCAGTGCATTGAGGTTGCACCCGATCAGTCCCTGAGCGATGCCTTGACGCAAGCCGGTGTGCCTATTGCCACCTCCTGCGTATCGGGCCTGTGCGGCACCTGCCGCGTCAACTACCTGCAAGGGGAGGTCGATCATCAGGACTATATTCTGAGTCCCGACGAGCAAAGCCATTGCCTGACCGCCTGCGTTTCACGCGCACGCTCAGGCGTACTGGTTCTGGACCTGTAA